A single Bosea sp. PAMC 26642 DNA region contains:
- the sufC gene encoding Fe-S cluster assembly ATPase SufC produces MLEIRNLVVKIADEDKQILNGLTLTVNDGEVAAIMGPNGSGKSTLSYVIAGKEDYEVLDGEILLNGENVLEMEADARAAAGIFLAFQYPLEIPGVATMTFLKAAMNAQRRARGEAELLTPDFIRQVNAAADSLSIDKAMLRRPLNVGFSGGEKKRMEILQMALLSPSMCILDETDSGLDIDALRIVADGVNRLHAANRGFLVITHYQRLLEHIVPDTVHVMSKGRIVKTGGKELALELEKSGYAAYADAA; encoded by the coding sequence ATGCTCGAAATTCGCAATCTCGTCGTCAAGATCGCCGACGAGGACAAGCAGATCCTCAATGGGCTGACACTCACCGTCAATGACGGCGAGGTCGCAGCCATCATGGGCCCTAACGGCTCCGGCAAATCGACGCTCTCCTACGTGATCGCCGGCAAGGAGGACTATGAGGTTCTCGACGGCGAGATCCTGCTCAATGGCGAGAACGTGCTGGAGATGGAGGCCGATGCGCGCGCGGCGGCCGGCATCTTCCTCGCCTTCCAGTATCCGTTGGAGATCCCCGGCGTCGCCACCATGACCTTCCTGAAGGCGGCGATGAACGCGCAGCGGCGCGCGCGGGGTGAGGCCGAACTGCTGACGCCCGACTTCATCAGGCAGGTCAACGCTGCGGCCGACAGCTTGAGCATCGACAAGGCGATGCTGCGCCGGCCGCTCAATGTCGGCTTCTCCGGCGGCGAGAAGAAGCGCATGGAGATCCTGCAGATGGCGCTGCTCTCGCCGTCGATGTGCATCCTCGACGAGACCGATTCCGGGCTCGATATCGACGCGCTGCGGATCGTTGCCGACGGCGTCAACCGCCTGCACGCCGCCAATCGCGGCTTCCTCGTCATCACCCATTACCAGCGCCTTCTGGAGCATATCGTGCCCGATACGGTCCACGTCATGTCGAAGGGCAGGATCGTGAAGACAGGCGGCAAGGAACTGGCGCTGGAGCTCGAAAAGAGCGGCTACGCAGCTTACGCGGACGCTGCGTGA
- the sufB gene encoding Fe-S cluster assembly protein SufB: MAAVQETIDQVKSIDVTEYKYGFVTEIEMDKPAKGLTEDTVRYISARKNEPAWMLEWRLDAFKRWKTMTEPAWSRVNYPPIDYQNIYYYAAPKSGASPQSLDEVDPAILETYKKLGIPLREQEILAGVAPENRVAVDAVFDSVSVVTTFKKELAQAGVIFCSISDAIQEHPELVKKYLATVVPVTDNYFATLNCAVFTDGSFVYIPKGVRCPMELSTYFRINEQNTGQFERTLIIAEEGSYVSYLEGCTAPKRDENQLHAAVVELIALDDAEIKYSTVQNWYPGDSEGKGGIYNFVTKRGDCRGRNSKISWTQVETGSAITWKYPSCILRGDGSRGEFYSIAVSNGAQQVDSGTKMIHLGKNTTSKIIAKGIAAGKSDSTYRGMVSAHRKATGARNFTNCDSLLIGDQCGAHTIPYIEAKTASAIFEHEATTSKIGEDQLFYCQQRGLSEEEAVALIVNGFVKEVLQQLPMEFAVEAQKLISISLEGSVG; the protein is encoded by the coding sequence ATGGCAGCGGTCCAGGAGACCATCGATCAGGTCAAGTCGATCGACGTGACCGAATACAAATACGGCTTCGTCACCGAGATCGAGATGGACAAGCCCGCCAAGGGCCTGACCGAGGACACGGTGCGCTATATCTCGGCGCGGAAGAACGAGCCGGCCTGGATGCTGGAATGGCGGCTCGATGCCTTCAAGCGCTGGAAGACCATGACCGAGCCGGCATGGTCGCGGGTGAACTACCCCCCAATCGACTACCAGAACATCTATTATTATGCCGCGCCGAAGTCCGGGGCCTCGCCACAGTCGCTCGACGAGGTCGATCCGGCTATCCTGGAAACCTACAAGAAGCTCGGTATCCCGCTGCGCGAACAGGAGATCCTGGCCGGCGTCGCCCCGGAGAACCGCGTCGCGGTCGATGCCGTGTTCGACTCGGTTTCGGTCGTCACCACCTTCAAGAAGGAGCTGGCGCAGGCCGGCGTGATCTTCTGCTCTATCTCGGATGCCATCCAGGAGCACCCCGAACTGGTGAAGAAGTACCTCGCCACCGTCGTGCCGGTGACCGACAACTATTTCGCGACGCTGAACTGCGCCGTCTTTACCGATGGCTCCTTCGTCTACATCCCCAAGGGCGTGCGCTGCCCGATGGAGCTGTCGACCTACTTTCGCATCAACGAGCAGAATACCGGCCAGTTCGAGCGCACGCTGATCATCGCCGAGGAAGGCTCCTATGTGAGCTATCTCGAAGGCTGCACCGCGCCCAAGCGCGACGAGAACCAGCTTCATGCGGCGGTGGTCGAGCTGATCGCGCTGGATGATGCCGAGATCAAGTACTCGACCGTGCAGAACTGGTATCCGGGCGATTCCGAGGGCAAGGGCGGCATCTACAACTTCGTCACCAAGCGCGGCGACTGCCGCGGCAGGAACTCCAAGATCTCCTGGACGCAGGTCGAGACCGGCTCGGCGATCACCTGGAAATACCCGTCCTGCATCCTGCGCGGCGACGGCTCGCGCGGCGAGTTCTACTCGATCGCGGTGTCGAACGGGGCGCAGCAGGTCGATTCCGGCACCAAGATGATCCATCTCGGCAAGAACACGACCTCAAAAATCATCGCCAAGGGCATCGCAGCCGGGAAATCCGACTCGACCTATCGCGGCATGGTCTCGGCGCATCGCAAGGCGACCGGCGCTCGCAACTTCACCAATTGCGACTCGCTGCTGATCGGCGACCAGTGCGGCGCGCACACCATCCCCTATATCGAGGCCAAGACCGCGTCGGCGATCTTCGAGCATGAGGCGACGACCTCGAAGATCGGCGAGGACCAGTTGTTCTATTGCCAGCAGCGGGGCTTGTCCGAGGAGGAGGCGGTGGCGCTGATCGTCAACGGCTTCGTCAAGGAGGTGCTGCAGCAGCTCCCGATGGAGTTCGCGGTCGAGGCGCAGAAGCTGATTTCGATCTCGCTCGAGGGGAGCGTGGGGTGA
- a CDS encoding cysteine desulfurase family protein has product MTGPSRAYLDHNATAPVRPAVGEAMARAMAMPGNPSSVHGEGRAARGAIEQARAQVAGLVGAKAANVVFTSGGTEANATVLSPGLMDCGGGSACVRVPASLLLHGATEHPCVRDGHRFASGAAEAIPVDADGLADLDWIEARLQRLVADNPGARVLISLHLANNETGVIQPIAAVSALAKRFGALVHSDAVQAAGKIAIDIEALGVDVLTLSAHKLGGPKGVGAIVFRTGALELSDKLLRGGGQERGWRAGTENLPGIVGCGIAAELAGVALASEALRLAGLRDRLEAGLLELAPDTAIFGRRAARLPNTSAFATPGIRAETALIMLDLAGVALSSGSACSSGKVKRSHVLDAMGVDPAMSAGALRASLGWTTCEAEISQFLAAYAKALVATKSRDVQAAA; this is encoded by the coding sequence GTGACCGGGCCATCCCGCGCCTATCTCGACCACAATGCGACCGCGCCGGTGCGTCCGGCCGTCGGCGAGGCGATGGCGCGCGCGATGGCGATGCCGGGCAATCCGTCCTCGGTGCATGGCGAGGGCAGGGCGGCGCGTGGCGCGATCGAGCAGGCTCGGGCGCAGGTCGCAGGCCTCGTTGGGGCGAAGGCTGCGAATGTCGTCTTCACCAGCGGCGGCACCGAGGCGAATGCGACGGTGCTGTCGCCGGGACTGATGGATTGCGGCGGCGGGTCAGCTTGTGTGCGTGTGCCGGCGTCGCTGCTGCTGCATGGCGCGACCGAGCATCCTTGCGTGCGGGACGGGCATCGCTTTGCTTCCGGCGCCGCCGAGGCGATCCCGGTCGATGCCGATGGGCTTGCCGATCTGGACTGGATCGAGGCGCGGCTGCAGCGGCTCGTCGCGGACAATCCCGGCGCCCGGGTGTTAATTTCGTTGCATCTCGCCAATAACGAGACTGGCGTGATCCAGCCGATCGCCGCGGTTTCGGCGCTGGCAAAGCGGTTCGGCGCCTTGGTGCATAGCGATGCGGTGCAGGCTGCCGGCAAGATCGCCATCGACATCGAGGCGCTGGGCGTCGATGTCTTGACGCTGTCTGCCCACAAGCTCGGCGGGCCGAAGGGTGTCGGTGCGATCGTGTTTCGCACCGGTGCGCTGGAACTCAGCGACAAGCTGCTGCGCGGCGGCGGACAGGAGCGCGGTTGGCGAGCCGGTACAGAGAACCTCCCGGGCATCGTCGGCTGCGGCATCGCGGCCGAACTGGCGGGCGTGGCTCTGGCCTCCGAGGCGCTCAGGCTGGCGGGCTTGCGCGACCGGCTGGAGGCCGGGCTACTGGAGCTGGCACCCGACACGGCGATCTTCGGCCGGCGAGCGGCGCGGCTGCCCAATACCAGCGCTTTCGCCACGCCCGGCATCAGGGCCGAGACCGCGCTGATCATGCTCGATCTGGCGGGGGTTGCATTGTCGTCCGGGTCGGCCTGCTCGTCGGGTAAGGTCAAGCGCTCGCATGTGCTGGACGCCATGGGCGTCGACCCTGCCATGAGCGCAGGGGCCTTGCGGGCCAGCCTCGGCTGGACCACTTGCGAGGCTGAGATTTCGCAGTTTCTGGCGGCCTATGCGAAAGCGCTGGTCGCGACCAAGAGCCGGGACGTCCAGGCAGCCGCCTGA
- a CDS encoding alpha/beta hydrolase, which yields MPEVIFNGPAGRIEGRYQPAKKRGAPLAIILHPHPQFGGTMNNQIVYNLFYTYVNRGFSALRFNFRGVGRSQGHFDHGAGELSDAAAALDWMQALNPEAKSCWITGVSFGAWIGMQLLMRRPEIEGFMSIAAMANRYDFSFLAPCPSSGLFVHGSEDRVAPVKEVMAVIEKVKTQKGIQIEHAVVEGANHFFDGKVDQLMEQVGAYLDRMVGPEIPKEEREAEQDEA from the coding sequence ATGCCAGAGGTGATTTTCAACGGGCCGGCCGGCCGGATCGAGGGCCGCTACCAGCCCGCCAAGAAGCGCGGCGCGCCGCTCGCCATCATCCTGCATCCGCACCCGCAATTCGGCGGGACGATGAACAACCAGATCGTCTACAACCTGTTCTACACCTATGTGAACCGTGGCTTCTCGGCGCTGCGCTTCAACTTCCGCGGCGTCGGCCGCAGCCAGGGCCATTTCGACCATGGCGCGGGCGAGCTTTCGGACGCGGCCGCCGCGCTCGACTGGATGCAGGCGCTCAACCCCGAGGCCAAGAGCTGCTGGATCACCGGCGTCTCCTTCGGCGCCTGGATCGGCATGCAGCTCCTGATGCGCCGTCCCGAGATCGAGGGCTTCATGTCGATCGCGGCGATGGCCAACCGCTACGATTTCTCTTTCCTCGCCCCCTGCCCGTCCTCTGGCTTGTTCGTGCACGGCTCGGAGGATCGCGTCGCGCCGGTCAAGGAGGTCATGGCCGTGATCGAGAAGGTGAAGACCCAGAAGGGCATCCAGATCGAACACGCCGTGGTCGAGGGCGCCAACCACTTCTTCGACGGCAAGGTCGACCAGCTCATGGAGCAGGTCGGAGCCTATCTCGACCGCATGGTCGGGCCGGAGATCCCGAAGGAAGAGCGCGAGGCGGAGCAGGACGAGGCCTGA
- the tyrS gene encoding tyrosine--tRNA ligase, whose amino-acid sequence MTTFKSDLLRTLSERGYVHQISDPEGLDAAALKGPISAYIGFDATATSLHAGSLIQIMMLHWMQATGHKPIALMGGGTSMVGDPSFKEESRKLLTVEDIERNLFGIKRVFANYLDFAGAATMMNNADWLLGLNYLEFLRDVGRHFSVNRMLSFDSVKTRLEREQSLSFLEFNYMILQAYDFVELNKRTGCILQMGGSDQWGNIVNGIDLGHRMSNVQLYALTSPLLTTSSGGKMGKTASGAVWLNADLMSAYEFWQFWRNTEDADVERFLKLYTTMPMAEIAKLAALGGAEINEAKKVLATEVTAMLHGRAAAEAAFETARKTFEEGSLAADLPSVSMSLDEFASNLGILTAFVKAGLVPSTGEARRQVKAGGLRVNDVLVTDERAVLGSADLTSEGAIKLSFGKKKHVLLRPE is encoded by the coding sequence ATGACCACCTTCAAATCCGATCTCCTCCGCACCCTCTCCGAGCGCGGCTACGTCCACCAGATTTCCGATCCGGAGGGGCTGGATGCTGCCGCGCTGAAGGGGCCGATCAGCGCCTATATCGGCTTCGACGCGACGGCGACCTCGCTCCATGCCGGCTCGCTGATCCAGATCATGATGCTGCATTGGATGCAGGCGACCGGGCACAAGCCGATCGCCCTGATGGGCGGCGGCACCTCGATGGTCGGCGATCCGTCCTTCAAGGAGGAATCGCGCAAGCTGCTGACGGTCGAGGACATCGAGCGCAATCTCTTCGGCATCAAGCGCGTCTTCGCCAACTACCTCGATTTCGCCGGTGCGGCGACCATGATGAACAACGCCGACTGGTTGCTCGGCCTGAACTACCTGGAATTCCTGCGCGATGTCGGCCGCCACTTCTCGGTCAACCGGATGCTGTCCTTCGACAGCGTCAAAACCCGGCTCGAGCGCGAACAGTCGCTCTCCTTCCTCGAATTCAACTACATGATCCTGCAGGCCTACGACTTCGTCGAGCTGAACAAGCGCACCGGCTGCATCCTGCAGATGGGCGGCTCCGACCAGTGGGGCAACATCGTCAACGGCATCGATCTCGGCCACCGGATGAGCAACGTCCAGCTCTACGCGCTGACCTCGCCGCTCCTGACCACTTCATCGGGCGGCAAGATGGGCAAGACCGCGTCCGGTGCAGTCTGGCTCAATGCCGATCTGATGAGCGCCTATGAGTTCTGGCAGTTCTGGCGCAACACCGAAGACGCCGATGTCGAGCGCTTCCTGAAGCTCTACACCACGATGCCGATGGCCGAGATCGCGAAGCTGGCGGCGCTCGGGGGGGCCGAGATCAACGAGGCCAAGAAGGTGCTTGCGACCGAGGTCACGGCGATGCTGCATGGCCGTGCCGCGGCGGAGGCTGCCTTCGAGACGGCGCGCAAGACATTTGAGGAAGGTTCGCTCGCAGCCGATCTGCCGAGCGTCTCGATGTCGCTCGACGAGTTCGCTTCAAATCTCGGCATTCTGACGGCTTTCGTGAAGGCGGGTCTCGTCCCCTCCACCGGCGAGGCGCGCCGGCAGGTCAAGGCCGGCGGGCTGCGGGTGAACGATGTGCTGGTGACCGACGAGCGTGCCGTACTCGGCAGCGCCGATCTGACGTCGGAGGGCGCGATAAAGCTCTCCTTCGGGAAGAAGAAACACGTCCTGCTGCGGCCGGAGTGA